CCTCGGTCTCAAAAATGACCCACGGTCGTACAAGTACCGCACTCTCGCAGCACAAGCGACGTGTGATGATGGGCTGGATCCTCCATCTCAATCTCGAGGGCGACCACGGCGTACGCCGGACGATGTGAGTGGAGGCCGATAGAGGGGCGTTCAGTTACAGATGAAAAGGCAATCGCAGgttgatgccgtcgtcggatCACCCGTGGCACGCACGACCGGGAGATGTTGGTTCTAACGACAGAGGCTTCCCCTGCGTTATTCGTGCAAGGCATGTCCCAAAGTATAGACTCTTCATCGGCACGGGCTGTTTGAGGCAGCAAGCTCTGCCTTAACTGGCTGCTGTTGCCGCCAGCGCGTGAACAAACGGGGTAGGGGCGTACCATCATCTCACTGTCTCCaagcctcccccccccccccttcttcttttctcctgGCTTTGAGTTGGGCTGATAGCGGCCATGCCTCACAAAGGGTCCCCCGGTCGAGCCTCGAACGGGGGGGCTCCTGGGACGCGACCCCTCTGATCCAATTGCGTTCCGCTTGTTCCGTCAATGGAGTGGCCGAGTGTCCTGGCTTCTGAGTTGTGTTGAACAATCAAGCCAGCGTTGACTGAGAAGCCGGCTTTCTTGCTTCGTGGCCTACCTGTATCCTGCTTGCCGGCCCTGGCGTCGAGACGCGAGACAAAGCGCTCTTGTTGACCAAGACTAAGCAAAAACGTGGGACATGTCGCCTACTAGTTATGGCGGAAGAATCCGAGACGAGGCACCAGGACAGTTGCCCAGTCGCCGGTGGACCGTCGGATTGGGAGGCTGGTCGCGATGGATGGATCTACCGGACGAGGCCGGGCGGGATGATTCATTCCGTGGCGGTCTGACTGGATGGCATGGAGAGACTCAAGCCAACGGTTGGCCTCGAGCAGGATTTCGCCCATGATGGGGATACACAAAGGGTAAAAAGGCATACGTACCCCCGGTTCCGCCCTGCATCTAAGCGCATGCACGAACGCCGctggcgcgccgccgcctcgttTTCCCTCCTGTTCCTCTCGCCAGCCCACAATGTGCATCATGGCAGCACCAAGCTTCAGGCATGGCCTTGCAATCGCGACTTACTATGTAGATTCTCTGCATCAGTATCCGTTGTGCAAGCGGAAACCGTCCGTCCccgtcagcggcggcgatgagTCGAAAGATGAATGTGCGCTGCGTTCCTATCCCGAGAATTCTCCGCAAttttttctccctcccctccccttccatCCCCCCAAACCTTTCTTTGCTGGCTCGACTCGTTATTCGTCGCCCACAAAACGATTATAAACTGCTGACTGGAGCGAGGATGGACGCCCCGAGAGTCACCCTTCCCTTACCGAGGGGCAATTGTACACGTACTCTATCGCCATCGATGACTACGGCAGGCCTATCGGTGCCGGTACGGATACACCGTCATGGCCACAGCCGAtgtcccctcccctcccctccgctCCCCTTACCCGTCGAGCAGTCGCGCGCGCCTCTTTTTTCGCCCGTTTGGCGCACTTGCAAAAGAACCTTCCATTCCGTGTAATTAATTATACGCACCGCCCAGCACTAAAGACAGGTTGCCGTTGACTCAAGATGGCCTAGCTCGAGTCGCTCAAGATAGAATCTCCAGAAAACCGTACCCTTAGTGCTCCGACATCGTCATTGTTGTCGGAGACGCCCACTGGGCTGGACAGCAACAAGCCCCCTTCGCCCATTCGGCCCCTGAAGCtcacagccagccagcacCCGCCGAATTGGCAGTTCCCTTGCCCGCGCTGTCAGGATATTCCCCCCTTCGGAGCAGAGCCAAATGTCAATGTGCAGGTGTCAGATCcagcctcttcttcgtccgtTATGTTTTGTCTTGGCATCCCCAGCACGTCCCTTGCACTCGACACGGCATCCTcgtccctcctcccactcctcCAGCGGAAAGGTACATGAATACATGAGCATCCGGTCGCTCAATCCGACCGACCAATGACCCCTACTTGCAACGATGTTCTTGGGCTTATTTGGGATGGCCCCTCGCTCTCTCGCGTCTTGTCGGCTCGATTGGCTGTTGCTCACATGTCTGGCCACGCCTTTGTCCATTCTACGCATCGACGGTTTGCTCCTACACTTTGTTTCTGTCACCCACCGCATTATGCTGCTGTTAGAGGCCAATAACTGCCGCTCATCTGGGAAGCGCTCGCGACGACCGAGCTGCCACCATAACCACTCTACCTTCGTGatctgtcccccccccccccccccccccccctgcaaGTCGTGTACATTCACCCCTTTCGGCCCCCTCGCTGGGCCCTTTCTTGGTCTTCTGGGCTACTCGCGCTCTTCCTCCCAGTTCCTTGTCTCGAAAAGTCTTGTCCCTCACGCAGTTCCGCCCACCCCCAAGAAAAGCACGAGCACCACGACATCTAGCATTCGGCCGCTCTGCTAAGTATGTCGTCTACCTACGTCTCGGCTCGCCCTACTTGGGGCACCTTAAATTCTTTCTTGGCCTGTTAGCCTGCACTTAGTCTGCCTTCGACCTCGCTGTTACTCTTTTTGttcctctgtctctctgtctctctgctCGCTCCCATTCCCACTGGCCCTCGTACCGATTCCTAATCGCCCTTCTCGTTCTAGCTTCCCCATACCCTCTGCGACGGTTTCGTATTGTCCCCCCAAGTCCCCTCTCTGCTTGTCCCTATCCGCTGCACTACacacgcccccctcctcctcctcctcctccaaggtAGTGTACGCGAGAGCACCAACGGCATCTGTACAgaagcaccaccaccaccacaccaccaccaccaggggCCCTGCCCGCTGCTCGCCAGATCGTGGCCTACCTTACCTGCCCCGTGTGTCGAATACGTACCGCGGTATCTGTACCACTCAACCGCGCTACTGGGACTGCACCGTGCGGGACCGTATTCCCCATACCCTCGAGTCGTGTACTGACTGGCTGTCTCAACCACCCCCGGCCGAGAcgctacctacctacccgCTACGTAATCCATCTCGCGCTCAGCTTTGCGCGAGACTTACACACACCTGTGTGTGGCctgcaccgcaccgcaccgcaccgcacccTGCTCGGCCTTTAAACAAGGGCCTtccacaccccccccctAGCTGCCCAGACGAGAGGCCCAGCAAGAAGGCAAAAGATCCCCCGGCTCCTCGTCTCTGGTCCTCCCGTTTTTGTTTAAACTCATCATCCTCCTGTCCCCCGCGAAGTCTTGGCACACGTTTCGTTCTTCTCATGTTCAAGACTTGATCAGTCCGAAAAGCCGTTCCTAGCATTGGGTTGGCTTATCGGACAACGGCCCTTGTACACTCGAATATGCAAAGAGCCTGTCCTCCGTAACCGCGCACTTACACCGAGAATCGGGTGCTCGACCGAGCCAGTCCAACCAACCAGTTCACCACCCTCAACTCATCTTTACTACCACCAAGTCACCAAGTCCTTTCCCCATCTTtctcacactcacactcactcactctctctctctctcacactctcTCGCTGTCCGTTCTCCTCACTCGGCAGCGCAATGAGTCCTCCATCCCGGCCCGTCAAGGCCGACAACTCGCCCCCGGACTCCAACATGTCGGACAACGAGTCGGCTGCGCCGTCTACCAACGGCTGGCCTGTCAAAGAACCGCCGTCACCGAGTGGTAGCGCTCATTCCGGCtccgacatggacgagaAGCCCGGCGAAGCCGGCACCAACGCCCCCGTGCAGAAGCGCCGGCGGGTGACCAGAGCCTGCGACGAATGCAGACGCAAGAAGATCAAGTGCGACGGCAAGCAGCCGTGCACCCACTGCTCCGTCTACAGCTACGGTTGGTAACCCTCGGTCATTTCCATCTCCCACACGGATGCGCTGACCCTGTTCCCCTCAGAATGCACATATGACAAACCCTCCAACCGGCGGAGGAATCCGGCCCCTCAGTATATCGAGGCGCTGGAGAGCCGTCTGCAGCGTGCCGAGAGCCTGCTGCGCAAGTTCATCCCGGACGTCGACCTGGCCGATCCCACGCTGGATCCTGCCGTCCAGCAGGAGTTCCGCAACAGGGAGCACGCCAGGGGCCAGACCTCCAAGCCGAGGCACGACCCGTACGTCGTGCCCGAGAGGGGCGACGCCCAGCTGCTGTCCATGATCGAGTCCATCGGCCAGCTGGACCTGGACGACAGGGGCGGCTGGGACTTCCACGGCGTGTCgtccggcgccgtcttcctgcGGCGCATGAAGGAGCACTTCAGGGGCATGATGGGCCCCATCACCAAAGTGCCCTTCCTGCCGCGGCCGGACAGGCCTGCCGGTCTGATCAACCTCGACTCTCCCGCATCGGCCGCCAGCTCGCCCTTCGACTCGACCATGTCCACAGCCCCTGAGCTCCCCCCGAAGGAGGTGGCCAGGAACCTCTGCTACCTCTCGCTGAACTGCGCGACCTGCCTGATCCGCATAGTCCACGTCCCCTCCTTTTACGAAATGCTTGACAGAATCTACGAAAAGCCCTACGAAGACTACTCCAAGGAAGAGCACAGGTTCCTGGGCCTTCTCAACGCCGTCATGGCCCTGGGCTGCATGTACCGCAACCTGGACGAGAACGCCCCTTCGGTGGCCTACAAGGAGTCGGTCGACGAAGGGTACGCATCAGAAAATCCCACCCACCCTCCGCCCCGCGCTCGGGTCCCACGCTGACATGACGCAGAATGAAGTACTACGACACCGCCAGGCGGATCCTGCAGGACATCACGGAATGCCGGGACCTGACGTCGCTCCAGGCCCTGCTCTTTATGATTCTTTTCCTGCAAGCCACCTCGAACCTGAGCGGGTGCTACGCCTTTGTGGGGATCGCGCTTCGGTCGGCCCTGCGCATAGGCCTGCACAGGTTCTTGAAGCACGAGAAGATTTCCATCATCGAGCAGGAGGTCCGGAAGCGGGTGTTCTGGGTCATCCGGCAGATGGACATTTACGTCTCGGCCATGCTCGGCTTCCCGCTGATGCTCAACGCCGAGGACATTGACCAGCCGTACCCGAGCGAGATCGACGACGAGTACATCACGGACGAGGGCATCCTGACCCCTCCGCCAGGCaccttttccttctttgaAGCGTTCAACGCGCACACACGTCTGATGGAGATCCTGGCCCGGATCCTCAAGTTCGTCTACCCCCTGAAGGGGCTCGGCCAGAGCGTCATGAAGGGCGACAAGCCGGGCGCGACGTACCTGATCAGCTacgccaacatcaagcggATCGAGGCGGAGCTGCAGGAGTGGTACGAGGTTCTGCCCGCCCAGTGGCGGCCCAGGCCCGACGGGCCCGTCGAGGTGATCCGGTGAGTTGTCCCTTTTTCCAGCACGGCGAGTGACGAACGAAGCTAATGACAACAGCGTTCGCCATCTGCTGAGGTTCGCCTACGCCCATGTGCAGCTCGTCCTCTACCGCCCGTTCCTGCACTACGTCTCCCCCCGCCTGGGCGTCGGAAAGAACATTGACGACCTCTCGTACGCGTGTGCCGCGGCCTGCATCAGCGTGTCGCGGAACATTGTCCACATTGGCATCGAAATCCGCAAACAGAACGTGCTGGCCGGGCCGTACTGGTTCATGCTCTTCACCGAGTTCTTTGCCATCCTGTCTCTCGTCTTCTACTCGATAGAAAACCCCGAGAAGATCGGCTCCGCGGAGGTGCTGGAAGACGCCATCGCGGGCAGAGACATGGTTGCCAAGCTGCAGTCCAAGAGCCAGGCCGCCGACAGAGTCACGGAGGCGCTCAACGTGAGTCTCGAaacaaccctccccccccctttcccccaGCAGGGTGTTCTGGCGAAGAAAGCACGCTAATGCACACCCGCAGGTCTTGTTCGAACAGTTGCCCGAGAGGCTCCAGGAGGCCAAGTCTCGGCCGATCCCGACCAAGAAGCGATCGGCGCCCGGGCAGAAGGCGAGCTCGGTACCCGTCCACGGACATGCGGCCCTGCAGCCGGGCATCGGCCAACGCCGATCCGAAGAGCTCAGCCGACCGCCCAGCGTGGTGATGGCCAACGGGCGGATGCACCAGCCGCCGCTCCGCACCTCGTTCGACGACGTGCCCATCTCGGAGGCGGGGTACCAGAGCGCCTCCCTCGCGAGCAACATCCAGGACCTGCTGGGCATGGACATGTCCTCGCGGGCGACCCCGGACTCGGTCAGCacgtcggccagctcgaACCGGCCGACGCAGGGgttcccgccgccgcacaGCATGACGCACCTCGGCAAGCTCGACTCGCTCATGTTCCCGTCAGAGGATCCGTTCGCGTACCCCAACCAACCCATGATGGAACTCGGCTTTCAAAAGGGACCAGGGCCGAACAACGTCAGCGGCCCGCAGGATTCGTCCACGTTCATGATGCCCGGCGCAttcgacgacatcgacaccCAGCTCCTCGGGCAGTCGCCCGCCTACTTCCTGCAAGGACAGGGCCACCACcatcagcaacagcagcagcagcagcagcagcagcagcagcatcaacagcagcagcatcaacagcagcaacaacaacagcagcagtcCGGATACGACCTCGCGGGCATGTACCAGCACCCGGGATACCAGGGCATGCCTGATGCCGCGAGGCTCGAACACGCACGCCGGGCACATATGCAGCAGCGGCCCGGGGAGCTTGAACGGATGCTTGCAGAGACGGGCTACCAAGGCAACTGGGCGGGGATGCTCGCCAGGAACGGATTTCAGGGCCTATAGGCAGGCACATTTCGCTTCAAGTGATACCCAGCATTTATTTGGAGCCCTGCGAGCTCAGGGTGCGATCTATTTTGAGGGGTTTTTTCTTTaaaacaagacaagacaagacgacgAGAGACGGCCGTATCGGATCAGGCGTTGCGGTCACACTTCACTTTGATGGGGATTTTGGGAGGTTTGCATGGCATCATGCCGGTTGGAGGCTTACAAGAGGCCCGGGTTTTACTTTTTACCTTCAAGTCGTCAGCGTCGGGCGCGACGAACATGTGCATACTAGGTGACGGTTGTCGAGATAGCTAGCATGTGTACCAATTGGATATAGGATTTGCCAACGATAAGTGTGTATGTgtgccgcggccgcggccatggggcggggggggggttgtccaGACGGTAAGATTGTAGGCGCGACAAAAGTGCTCCAGGAACCGAGGTCATGACACCCGCCCACCTGCAACACAAACGACCCCGAGAGGGTGCAGCGGAGTGCAGGCTGCAGCGCATTGCAGCGGGCGGGCAGGGTGCTGGCATCCGTAGGGCATGGCGCGATGGGCGGGCTGCGGGGCGCCGGGAGGCGTCAGCTCCAAGCTTTTCCAAGGCGCGAAGGAGGGTAGGGGTGGGTAGTGTATGGTTGTCGAGCGCTGAGAGCAGGAGAGCCACCGTGTGTATCTGTAGGTAATTTGTGAGAGGCAGATGCGCGATGCCAATGGCTTTGTGGCTTCTTCAGCAGCGTCTTGACTGACTTACTGACTTACTGACTTCCTGACTGACCGAGGCGGCGTCCTCGCACCTTAGACCGAACCGCAGTGTACAGTGCGTTGACACCGCGGGAACCCCGTTACTGTCGAGTATCCGCACACAGGTGGTGTACCTGGCGGTGGAGACCGACAGAGGACTGAACCTAGGCCGAATGAGGTCTTCAGCGCGAGTTGATTGGATCGCGGtattttttttcttcgtcgtcctcgacggacTCACAGGGGACGAGTCTACCCACATTGGAGGCAACGCTAAAAGAGACAGCCTGCTATGTACCtacacctacctacctacctacctacctacctccctACCTTGGGTTGGGACGCTACTGTGCACAGGGCTTAATGGATTGTCTCCGCCGAATCCTTATCAGAGTGAGGAGTGTCCGGTACCTCCCCGTGCCGTTTCGGCACCGACACCGAGGACAGGTAGCCCAGTTTCTTTGGAGATGCTGGGTCGATGCCCGGACTGCTCACTAAACAGCCGCCGCCCTATCACGAGAGAACCGTTTGTCACGACGCAGAAGCACCgcttttttccctctctttctcccccccccccaatccCGCTGCCGACCCGTACCTTCGGAGGCACCGAAGAAGCGGAGCCCTGCGCTAGACCGGCCACTGGACCTGGACGCACGTACAGAGTACACTCCATCGACTGGAGACTGGAGACTGGAGCCCagccgacaacgacgactgGACGTCATTCTCAcacacctctctctctcacctctCGTCCCGCCCTCCAcagtctcgtctcgtccctCGCCCTCTCCGACCAAGCAGAGACAAACATCGCGCGCGGTCCTTGTCCGAAAAAGCCTTGGCCTGC
The genomic region above belongs to Colletotrichum higginsianum IMI 349063 chromosome 2, whole genome shotgun sequence and contains:
- a CDS encoding Fungal specific transcription factor, producing the protein MSPPSRPVKADNSPPDSNMSDNESAAPSTNGWPVKEPPSPSGSAHSGSDMDEKPGEAGTNAPVQKRRRVTRACDECRRKKIKCDGKQPCTHCSVYSYECTYDKPSNRRRNPAPQYIEALESRLQRAESLLRKFIPDVDLADPTLDPAVQQEFRNREHARGQTSKPRHDPYVVPERGDAQLLSMIESIGQLDLDDRGGWDFHGVSSGAVFLRRMKEHFRGMMGPITKVPFLPRPDRPAGLINLDSPASAASSPFDSTMSTAPELPPKEVARNLCYLSLNCATCLIRIVHVPSFYEMLDRIYEKPYEDYSKEEHRFLGLLNAVMALGCMYRNLDENAPSVAYKESVDEGMKYYDTARRILQDITECRDLTSLQALLFMILFLQATSNLSGCYAFVGIALRSALRIGLHRFLKHEKISIIEQEVRKRVFWVIRQMDIYVSAMLGFPLMLNAEDIDQPYPSEIDDEYITDEGILTPPPGTFSFFEAFNAHTRLMEILARILKFVYPLKGLGQSVMKGDKPGATYLISYANIKRIEAELQEWYEVLPAQWRPRPDGPVEVIRVRHLLRFAYAHVQLVLYRPFLHYVSPRLGVGKNIDDLSYACAAACISVSRNIVHIGIEIRKQNVLAGPYWFMLFTEFFAILSLVFYSIENPEKIGSAEVLEDAIAGRDMVAKLQSKSQAADRVTEALNVLFEQLPERLQEAKSRPIPTKKRSAPGQKASSVPVHGHAALQPGIGQRRSEELSRPPSVVMANGRMHQPPLRTSFDDVPISEAGYQSASLASNIQDLLGMDMSSRATPDSVSTSASSNRPTQGFPPPHSMTHLGKLDSLMFPSEDPFAYPNQPMMELGFQKGPGPNNVSGPQDSSTFMMPGAFDDIDTQLLGQSPAYFLQGQGHHHQQQQQQQQQQQQHQQQQHQQQQQQQQQSGYDLAGMYQHPGYQGMPDAARLEHARRAHMQQRPGELERMLAETGYQGNWAGMLARNGFQGL